From one Leptospira andrefontaineae genomic stretch:
- the nadB gene encoding L-aspartate oxidase: protein MPRIKTDFLVIGSGITGLFQALKLSNVGQTLIVTKKSDYESNTNYAQGGIASVFAQGDKFEDHVTDTLESGAGLCDPEAVRVLVEEGPPLVKELLEYGVPFNLNQEGEFDLHREGGHGTNRIVHAHDRTGHEIEKTLLQIVKQNPNIRILEYHTVVDLITPHHLKKKGLICFGAYVLSNQTGEVIPILAKKTIIASGGSGQVYSHTTNPKIATGDGVACAYRAGAEIRNMEFYQFHPTSLYHEKGDSFLISEAVRGKGAVLLGMDGEPFMKKYHPMADLATRDIVARAIDAEMKKSGDPHVWLDISHKPAAEIKEAFPSIYAKCLELGIDITTDPIPVVPAAHFMCGGIATDLWGKTRIENLFAAGEASCTGVHGGNRLASNSLLECLVFSNRIAEDIRKNPPEFLPEHEQIPAWDKEGLVNTEEWVLISHDLSEIKNTMSNYVGIVRSNLRLERAKRRMDLIYAEVRDYYNRTIVTNPLLELRNLVLVAELIIRSALARHESRGLHYSTDYPENRSPSRHDTILINDLVHGDLQAPL from the coding sequence ATGCCAAGAATTAAAACCGATTTTCTAGTCATTGGGAGCGGTATTACCGGTCTTTTCCAAGCTTTAAAACTTTCTAATGTTGGTCAAACTTTGATTGTGACCAAAAAATCCGATTACGAGTCTAATACCAATTATGCACAAGGTGGGATCGCTTCTGTTTTTGCCCAAGGAGACAAATTCGAGGACCATGTAACTGACACCTTGGAATCAGGAGCAGGACTATGCGACCCGGAAGCTGTACGGGTTTTGGTGGAAGAAGGCCCTCCTCTAGTCAAAGAACTTTTAGAATACGGTGTTCCATTCAACCTAAACCAAGAGGGAGAATTCGATCTTCACAGAGAAGGCGGACATGGTACAAATCGGATCGTTCATGCGCATGACAGAACCGGCCACGAGATCGAAAAAACTCTCCTACAGATCGTAAAACAAAACCCAAATATTAGAATATTAGAATACCATACTGTGGTAGATCTGATCACTCCTCACCACCTTAAAAAGAAGGGGCTGATCTGTTTTGGTGCTTATGTTCTTTCTAACCAAACAGGAGAAGTAATCCCTATCCTTGCAAAAAAAACGATCATCGCAAGCGGTGGTTCCGGGCAGGTATATTCTCATACTACAAATCCTAAAATTGCAACAGGTGATGGAGTCGCTTGTGCGTATCGTGCAGGTGCAGAGATCCGGAATATGGAATTTTATCAGTTCCACCCTACTTCTCTCTATCATGAAAAAGGAGATTCATTCCTGATCTCGGAAGCGGTCAGAGGAAAAGGTGCAGTATTACTTGGAATGGACGGAGAACCGTTCATGAAAAAGTACCATCCAATGGCTGACCTTGCTACTAGAGATATAGTCGCAAGAGCTATTGACGCAGAAATGAAGAAGTCTGGAGATCCACATGTTTGGTTGGACATATCACATAAACCTGCAGCGGAGATCAAAGAAGCCTTCCCTTCCATTTATGCAAAATGTTTAGAACTCGGAATAGATATCACCACTGATCCGATCCCGGTTGTGCCCGCGGCCCATTTTATGTGCGGAGGGATCGCAACTGACCTTTGGGGAAAAACAAGAATAGAAAATTTATTCGCAGCGGGAGAAGCTTCCTGCACAGGAGTACACGGTGGAAACCGTCTGGCATCCAATAGCCTATTAGAATGCCTTGTATTCTCCAATCGTATTGCAGAAGATATACGTAAAAATCCGCCGGAATTCTTACCGGAACACGAACAAATCCCCGCCTGGGACAAAGAGGGTTTGGTGAATACGGAAGAATGGGTATTAATCTCCCATGATCTTTCAGAGATCAAAAACACAATGTCTAATTACGTGGGAATTGTTCGCTCTAATCTACGTTTAGAAAGAGCAAAAAGAAGAATGGATTTGATTTATGCAGAAGTGAGAGACTATTATAACAGAACTATAGTCACAAATCCTCTATTAGAACTTCGTAATTTGGTTTTGGTGGCTGAATTGATTATCCGTTCCGCACTTGCCAGACATGAAAGCAGAGGATTACATTATTCTACGGATTATCCCGAGAACAGATCCCCATCCAGACATGATACAATTCTGATCAATGACCTGGTCCATGGGGATCTGCAAGCACCTCTATAA
- the lsa25 gene encoding surface adhesin Lsa25 codes for MRKVYYIIRSLFTLFAFSLLAMGCEEKLDRSPYGFREEDESDLIAGALFFQSFINNGDGTVTDATSGLMWKTCSQGQEFSGDASSFNCRGASGTLANPSSFGAKELQYCSVDLSSCNTIGIPQTLTNVSPIGIGGSSEAYDSCASDNTGGHTDWRVANFLELKYLSSNSRNFMLLKFPDTIESFYWSSTANEQDVAGKTARAVSFTRDRFGEDETFSKTSRYFVRCVR; via the coding sequence ATGAGAAAAGTATATTATATAATAAGATCCTTATTCACCTTATTCGCATTTAGCCTCCTGGCGATGGGTTGTGAAGAGAAATTAGATCGTAGTCCTTACGGGTTTAGAGAAGAAGATGAAAGTGATTTAATCGCGGGAGCCCTTTTCTTCCAGAGTTTCATCAATAATGGAGATGGAACCGTCACGGATGCGACAAGCGGTTTGATGTGGAAGACTTGTAGCCAAGGGCAAGAGTTCAGCGGAGATGCGAGTTCCTTCAATTGTAGGGGAGCTAGTGGAACTCTTGCTAATCCGAGTTCGTTTGGAGCTAAAGAACTCCAATATTGTAGTGTTGATCTGAGTTCTTGTAATACGATAGGTATTCCACAAACACTGACGAATGTATCCCCGATAGGTATAGGTGGCAGTTCGGAAGCATATGATTCTTGTGCTAGTGATAACACAGGAGGTCATACGGACTGGCGGGTAGCGAATTTCTTAGAGTTAAAATATTTAAGCTCTAATAGCCGTAACTTCATGTTATTGAAATTTCCGGATACGATAGAGTCTTTCTATTGGAGTTCGACAGCTAATGAACAAGATGTAGCAGGCAAAACAGCTAGAGCGGTATCTTTCACCAGAGATAGATTTGGAGAAGATGAAACCTTTAGCAAAACCAGTAGATACTTCGTTCGCTGCGTAAGATAA
- a CDS encoding S41 family peptidase, protein MKSLRSLSLSFLSVILCTSIFFCQPSSGNSKTTADFTLKDFDSVVKTVEGNYIDKNIDKNRAYKDAAVFALLSLPHGLYLYPESYFTDREKYEEADEIFPGKPFKLSPEDKFVLFDPDYKEVEKIRDRKLKEESNKPKLSNDEVLKLVEREKVRKKVLTAKWEQTNFSKKDFDRILAYLEKNLQNYTTPPLKDPFGEEDPKEKEPFSIKDVYLAAANGYLSSLDPHSQVFLKAAWEESMAKIEDGSFEGIGAILSGGGNKEVIVENPLEGRPAVTAGVRAGDVILAVDGKSTKGMLLDKVVERIKGKKGSKVVLTIRRKGVAGTLAIEVIRDTIEIRNITSKLIDNHPYIGYIKLTGFVKSDPSVDKEFVQHFKELEKQSTTKGTKLKALVLDLRNNPGGYLDLAIDLADMFVTNGLIVSVKSPNRSPEDSNAGKKDLTDLPVAVLINAKSASASEIVASALKHHGRGLILGERSFGKATVQKLQELRGNGAYYIKLTQSRYYAPSGNTIQVVGVKPDVDVSSEEDGTFPFHYREENMWNHLPELPSSAEEKSHFDVKKLEGWVKSNGQAEKFIQEHKNDPIKPDFQLIRSIDYVDALLNTGTKRK, encoded by the coding sequence TTGAAAAGCTTGAGATCCCTCTCCTTATCCTTTCTTTCAGTCATTTTATGTACGAGCATCTTCTTCTGCCAACCCTCTTCCGGAAATTCCAAGACCACGGCAGATTTCACTCTCAAAGATTTTGACAGCGTAGTCAAGACTGTTGAGGGAAACTATATAGATAAAAATATAGATAAAAACCGCGCCTATAAGGACGCAGCAGTTTTTGCACTTCTATCTTTGCCTCATGGCCTCTATCTGTATCCGGAAAGTTATTTTACCGATCGAGAAAAATACGAAGAAGCGGATGAAATTTTCCCAGGTAAACCTTTCAAACTTTCTCCGGAAGACAAATTTGTTCTATTCGATCCGGATTATAAAGAAGTGGAGAAGATCCGAGACAGAAAACTGAAAGAAGAGTCTAATAAACCTAAACTTTCGAATGACGAAGTCCTTAAGCTAGTAGAAAGGGAGAAGGTCCGTAAAAAAGTGCTTACCGCAAAATGGGAGCAGACCAATTTTTCCAAAAAAGACTTCGATAGAATTCTCGCTTATCTCGAAAAAAATCTTCAAAACTACACTACTCCTCCACTCAAAGATCCGTTTGGAGAAGAAGACCCTAAAGAAAAAGAACCGTTCAGCATCAAGGATGTATATCTAGCCGCGGCTAACGGTTATCTTTCTTCCTTAGATCCGCATAGCCAAGTATTCCTAAAAGCTGCTTGGGAAGAATCTATGGCAAAAATCGAAGACGGAAGTTTCGAAGGGATCGGAGCAATCTTAAGTGGTGGCGGTAACAAAGAAGTTATCGTAGAAAACCCATTAGAAGGAAGACCTGCTGTGACTGCAGGTGTTCGTGCTGGAGATGTGATCCTTGCTGTGGATGGAAAATCCACGAAAGGAATGTTACTCGACAAGGTAGTCGAAAGGATCAAAGGGAAAAAAGGATCCAAAGTAGTTCTAACCATTCGTAGAAAAGGAGTGGCAGGAACTCTGGCGATTGAGGTGATCCGAGATACGATCGAGATCCGAAATATCACAAGCAAGTTGATAGACAATCATCCTTATATTGGATATATCAAGCTGACTGGTTTCGTTAAATCGGATCCTTCCGTTGATAAAGAATTCGTTCAACATTTCAAAGAATTAGAAAAACAATCTACCACAAAGGGAACCAAACTAAAAGCATTGGTTTTAGATCTTAGAAATAACCCGGGAGGTTATTTGGATCTTGCAATTGATCTTGCAGATATGTTTGTGACTAACGGACTCATCGTTTCCGTAAAAAGTCCGAACAGAAGTCCTGAAGATTCTAATGCAGGCAAAAAAGATCTAACGGATCTTCCAGTTGCAGTTTTAATCAATGCAAAGTCCGCTTCCGCTTCTGAGATTGTTGCTTCTGCACTCAAACATCATGGTCGCGGTTTGATCCTGGGAGAGAGATCTTTCGGAAAAGCAACCGTTCAAAAACTACAAGAGTTAAGAGGAAACGGGGCTTATTATATCAAACTTACTCAGTCCAGATATTATGCGCCTTCCGGGAACACGATCCAAGTAGTCGGAGTTAAACCTGATGTGGATGTTTCTTCCGAAGAAGATGGAACTTTCCCATTCCATTACCGCGAAGAGAATATGTGGAACCACCTTCCTGAATTACCTTCTTCTGCTGAGGAAAAAAGCCATTTCGACGTGAAAAAACTAGAAGGCTGGGTAAAATCAAACGGACAAGCGGAGAAGTTTATCCAAGAACATAAGAACGATCCGATCAAACCTGACTTTCAGTTGATCCGTTCTATTGATTACGTAGATGCTCTTTTAAACACCGGCACAAAACGTAAGTAA
- the lsa25 gene encoding surface adhesin Lsa25 — protein sequence MRKVYYIIRSLFTLFAFSLLAIGCEEKLDRSPYGFSEEDESDLIAGALFFQSFTNNGDGTVTDATSGLMWKTCSQGQEFSGDASSFNCRGASGTLANPSSFGAKELQYCSVDLSSCNTIGIPQTLTNVSPIGIGGSSEAYDSCASDNTGGHTDWRVANFLELKYLSSNSRNFMLLKFPDTIESFYWSSTANEQDVAGKTARAVSFTRDRFGEDETFSKTSRYFVRCVR from the coding sequence ATGAGAAAAGTATATTATATAATAAGATCCTTATTCACCTTATTCGCGTTTAGTCTTCTTGCGATAGGTTGTGAAGAGAAATTAGACCGTAGTCCTTACGGCTTTAGTGAAGAAGATGAAAGTGATTTAATCGCGGGAGCCCTTTTCTTCCAGAGTTTCACGAATAATGGAGATGGAACCGTAACGGATGCGACAAGCGGTTTGATGTGGAAGACTTGTAGCCAAGGGCAAGAGTTCAGCGGAGACGCAAGTTCCTTCAATTGTAGGGGAGCTAGTGGGACGCTGGCTAATCCGAGTTCGTTTGGAGCTAAAGAACTACAATATTGTAGTGTTGATCTGAGTTCTTGTAATACGATAGGGATTCCTCAAACACTGACGAATGTATCACCGATAGGTATAGGTGGTAGTTCGGAAGCATATGATTCTTGTGCTAGTGATAACACAGGAGGTCATACGGACTGGCGAGTAGCGAATTTCTTAGAGTTAAAATATTTAAGCTCTAATAGCCGTAACTTCATGTTATTGAAATTTCCGGATACGATAGAGTCTTTCTATTGGAGTTCGACAGCTAATGAGCAAGATGTAGCAGGCAAAACAGCTAGAGCAGTATCTTTCACCAGAGATAGATTTGGAGAAGATGAAACCTTTAGCAAAACCAGCAGATACTTTGTTCGCTGCGTAAGATAG
- the omp85 gene encoding Omp85 family outer membrane protein, with protein sequence MRIKEIKSLVLTICFVASFNIDAQDFIPEPGCDKPPARKNMPFHMDSSKQLCAKDLAVKREGWYPTGLPLINSDPLEGVGFGVRAYAYNNGLKSDPLFDYTPYRVRFFAQYFNTSKNAQYHQLSLDMPFIANTQWRLRADAFLTITPTTLYFGIGESSLKTLSYFDRNQPGGDYVNNATYADQSKNFSYYRPGGPQDPVSFGGNTYYGIPSQPGFVVTNKMYNGYIIETPMINLSTERSFFGGTVRVVAGIKASENIIRTFDGRKAPGYDPVLGMDYGANVPNAKTRLTEDAQAGKILGYHGGYVNAVRLALVYDTRDFEPDPNSGVFLEGTFEKNSKSFGSDFNFQKYFAQGKFFWSPFPKVFDKLVIASRFGAGLSEGDVPFFEYRNMWGTEGLIGGLGGIRTIRGYKQDRFVGRMMGWGNIEVRWKFGSLRVGDEYFAFNLVPFMDFGRVWDDEHKAGLKDYKYSHGLGLRIAWNQATIIMIDWAKSKEDEQLFVNFSHAF encoded by the coding sequence ATGAGGATTAAAGAAATTAAATCGTTGGTGCTAACGATTTGTTTTGTAGCAAGTTTCAATATAGACGCCCAAGATTTTATCCCTGAACCGGGATGCGATAAGCCTCCAGCTCGCAAAAACATGCCGTTTCATATGGATTCTTCGAAACAGCTTTGTGCAAAAGACTTAGCCGTTAAACGGGAAGGCTGGTATCCTACCGGACTCCCTCTAATCAATTCTGATCCACTTGAAGGAGTCGGTTTTGGTGTTCGTGCGTATGCATATAATAACGGTTTAAAATCAGATCCGTTATTCGATTATACTCCTTATAGAGTAAGATTTTTCGCTCAGTATTTTAATACTAGTAAGAACGCGCAGTATCATCAGCTGAGTTTGGATATGCCGTTTATTGCGAATACACAATGGCGCCTTCGCGCGGATGCGTTTCTAACAATAACACCTACCACTCTCTATTTTGGTATAGGTGAAAGTTCCCTAAAAACTTTGAGTTATTTTGATCGAAACCAGCCAGGTGGAGATTACGTTAATAATGCAACGTATGCTGATCAAAGTAAAAACTTTAGCTATTATCGACCGGGAGGTCCTCAGGATCCGGTTTCCTTTGGTGGTAATACTTACTACGGAATTCCAAGCCAGCCAGGCTTCGTTGTTACTAATAAAATGTACAACGGATATATCATAGAAACTCCTATGATCAACCTAAGTACCGAGAGATCATTCTTTGGTGGAACAGTTCGTGTAGTCGCAGGTATCAAAGCTTCTGAAAATATTATCAGGACTTTTGATGGAAGAAAAGCGCCAGGTTACGATCCGGTTCTCGGTATGGATTATGGAGCAAACGTGCCTAACGCTAAAACTCGCCTGACTGAAGACGCACAAGCAGGAAAGATCTTAGGTTATCACGGTGGATATGTAAACGCGGTTCGTCTTGCATTAGTATATGATACTCGTGACTTTGAACCTGATCCGAACAGTGGTGTTTTCTTAGAGGGAACCTTCGAGAAAAACAGCAAATCATTCGGTTCAGATTTCAATTTCCAAAAATACTTTGCCCAAGGAAAATTTTTCTGGAGTCCGTTTCCTAAAGTTTTCGACAAACTTGTTATTGCTTCTCGTTTTGGAGCAGGCTTGTCCGAAGGTGACGTTCCATTCTTCGAATATAGAAATATGTGGGGAACAGAAGGTTTGATCGGTGGACTCGGAGGGATTCGTACCATCCGAGGTTACAAACAAGACCGTTTCGTAGGAAGAATGATGGGCTGGGGTAATATCGAAGTGAGATGGAAATTCGGATCTTTACGTGTAGGTGACGAATACTTCGCATTTAACTTAGTTCCTTTTATGGACTTCGGACGTGTTTGGGATGATGAACATAAGGCAGGACTTAAGGATTATAAATATTCGCATGGTCTCGGACTCAGGATCGCTTGGAACCAGGCTACAATCATTATGATCGACTGGGCAAAATCCAAAGAAGACGAACAATTATTCGTGAACTTCAGCCACGCGTTCTAA